The DNA region CAAATTGTCTGCCACAATCTCGACATTTAAAATTTTGTTTACCAGTGTGAGTATGACCATTTTTTACAACGTATTGAGAGTCGCACTTGGGGCATTGCATAAGCTAAAAATTAAGGTAGGTTGAATAATTAAAATTATAGTTCATTAGCATTACTATGCAGGACTACCAGAAATTCAATCAATAGGGGGTATCTGACGCGATTACTTACTTTCTCCTCTATTTGCAATCTCAATCTCTCCGATATAGCGAGTAGGCTATTGCCGCCCGCCTCATATTGCCTAAGCGACCGAGATAATGACGGAGTATGAAAGAGCGATCGCTTATTCGTAAGTCAAACTCCACGAATTCGAGCGATTACATCCCATCATTCTCCTAGAGGAGATCGCATCTACCCTCCAGCAACAGCGATCGCTGTTGCCAACTGCGCTCAATTGAGGCAATAACACCGAGCGGTATTTCTGAGCCACTTTCAAGTAAATCATTAGAAAGAC from Funiculus sociatus GB2-C1 includes:
- a CDS encoding IS1 family transposase, whose amino-acid sequence is MQCPKCDSQYVVKNGHTHTGKQNFKCRDCGRQF